GACGGTAGGATCATCCATTTTCGCCCGTCCGGAAATGCGCCGGAAATGCGCTGCTACGTGGAAGCCGAGAGCGAGACCGCAGCCCTGGATCTTCTGACCGCCGGGCTGACCCGTATACGAGACTGGGCAGAGACGCCCGCTAAACATGCGACGAACACGCTTTTTTCAAGGAACCCGCCTATGACGCAGAAAATCGTTCCCGTGATCATGGCCGGCGGCAAAGGCACCCGGCTCTGGCCGCTTTCCCGTGCCACCGCACCGAAACAGTTCATCCAGTTCGTCGGTGACAAGACGCTGTTTCAGGAGACCCTCGACCGCGTTTCCAATCCGGATCTCTATGAAGCCGCGATCGTCGTCACCAATGAGGAATTCCGCTTCCTGGTCGCCGAGCAGGCCCGCGCGCTCGCCATCCCGCTCGCCGCCGTACTGCTCGAACCGGTTGCCCGCAACACCGCGGCAGCGGTGGCCGCCGCCGCTACGCTTGCCGGCGAGCTCTTCGGCAAGAGCACCATCATCCAGATGCTCGCCTCGGATCACGAGATCCTGGCCGATGAGACCTATTTCGATTGCATCCGCATCGCCCGCGATGCCGCAGCCGACGGCAAGCTCGTGACTTTCGGCATCACTCCGACGGAGCCGGCGACGGGTTACGGCTATATCGAGATCGGCGATGCCCTCAAAAACGGTGCGCACAAGGTCAAGCGCTTTATCGAAAAGCCGGCATTTGAGAAGGCCGAGCAGATGCTCGCCGATGGCGGCTTCTACTGGAACTCGGGCATCTTCATGTTCCCGGTGGCGGAACTCATCGCCGAATTGCAGGAATATGCACCCGATGTGCTGAAGGCAGCCAGCAAGGCCGTTTCGAAGGCAAGCCGCGACCTTGATTTCACCCGCCTCGACGCCGACCATTTCGCCAAGAGCCCCGATATCTCCATCGACTACGCGATCATGGAAAAGACCTCCAAGGCCGCCGTCGTCCCCTCGCCGTTCAAATGGTCGGACATGGGAAGCTGGGATGCCGTCTGGAAATCAGGCGCACGCGACGACAACGGCAATGTCGCCGCTGCAAACACCACCGTCGTCAATACCCGCAACTCGCTCGTCATGACCCATGGCGTGCATCTTGCCGTCCAGGGCATGGAGGATGTCGCCGTCATCGCCAGCGAGGACGCCGTCTATGTCGGGCCGCTCAAAGACAGCCAGAATGTCGGACAATTGGTTAAGATGCTGGCCTCGTCTTCTGCCACGGCGAAATTCGCCGAAACCCATCCGACATCCTATCGCCCCTGGGGCGGCTATACCTCGATCTTCAACGGCGATCGCTTCCAGGTGAAGCGCATCTTCGTCACGCCAGGCAAGAAGCTTTCGCTACAAAAACACCACCATCGCTCCGAACACTGGATCGTCGTCAAGGGAACGGCTGAGGTGACGGTCGGCGAGAACGTGCGTATGCTGCGCGAGAACGAAAGCGTCTACATTCCGCTGGGCGAAGTCCACCGCCTCGCCAACCCCGGCAAGATTCTTCTCGAGCTCATCGAGGTTCAGACGGGCTCCTACCTCGGCGAGGACGACATCATTCGTATCGTCGATGAGTTTGGAAGAACGTAAAATCGCAGCCGGAGCGATGGTCGGGCCTTTTCGGCGCGACCATCCTCGCTGTTGAATTTCCTCTTGGGGTTCTCGTAGAATGGACGTACCGACAGACATGACCGGAGATATCCCCCTGATGCGTACCTTGCCCGTCCTCGCCGGATTTCTTGCAATTATGGTGCCGGGAATGGCGTTTGCCGAAACGGCAAGCATGCGAACCGCAAGCGAGTCGGAAATTCGCCAGCACCTGCCCGGTACGTCCGAACTCAAAGAAGCCAAGAACGGCTACGAATATCGCGACGGCAATAAGAATGGCTACAAGATAACCAATGGCCAGGTGTGCGTCCTGTTCCCCAGCAAGAAGACCGATTGCGTCAACGTGAAGACCGACGGCAAGAGGTTTCAGATGATCGACAAAAAAGGCGGCCGAACCAGATTCTGATTTGTGGCCCGGCAAGATTTCCTTGCCCAGGCAAAATCATTTTGCCGGAGGCGCTTCACCACCTTTGTTGAGAACGAAGTCGGCGACCAGGCCCGAATGGTTCGAGCCGAGGTTGTCATCAAGACGTTTCAGTGATGTCAGATGAAGCGGCGCGCGCGCAAATATGTGGTCGATGGCGATCCCGAGCGCACCGGCGCTGATCGGCCATGTTGCCGGTTCTGGCGTGATCGTCTTCAGCTTCTGCTCGCGCAGGAAAGCCTGGATGCTCGGGGCGATCGCCGAGGAGTTGAAATCACCTGACAGCACCAGGGGGCCGTCGATCGAGCCAAGCGCTTTGCCGAGATCTTCCAATTCAGCCATCTGGAAATCGTCGAAATATGGTTTGGTCAGGTGCGCCGAAACCAGATTGATAGTTTCGCCGCCGAAGTCGACGCTTGCCATAACGAGCCTGTCTTTTCGCAGGCTGCCCATGCTTGCGACCTGCCGGCTGACGAACGGGCGTTTGGACAGCACCAGCGTATCGCATGTATCCTTCCCGGTATCGCAGCCGATATGGTAGGGATAGGCCTTGAACAATCGCTGCAGGTGAAATGTCAGCGGCTTGGCTTCGAGCAGATTGACGACGTCGGCATTCGACGCGATCACCATGTCGGTGATTTCAGTCGAGTTTTTCCAGTTGTCGATCGCGATGTTGAACGACATCAGACGAAAAAGCGGCGGCCTGTCGGTGCCTCTGTCGCCCGCCGAGAACTCGCGCAGCATGATGACGCCGTGGGCGACGAGAAGAAGCGAGGCAAGCAGAAGGATGAAGCCGTAAATCTGTCTCTTGATGGCCAGAATGACGAGGCTGGCGGCGACGAACACGACGCCGAGGTGAACCTGAAAGCTGTAGACGAAGGACAGAAGCCAGAAGTTCGTGACATAGCGTAACGACACGATCGCGATGGCAACGGTCAGAAAGGCGCAGAGAATCCAATAAATTATATCTCTCATCGATCCTGACCTGCT
The Rhizobium leguminosarum DNA segment above includes these coding regions:
- a CDS encoding mannose-1-phosphate guanylyltransferase/mannose-6-phosphate isomerase — its product is MTQKIVPVIMAGGKGTRLWPLSRATAPKQFIQFVGDKTLFQETLDRVSNPDLYEAAIVVTNEEFRFLVAEQARALAIPLAAVLLEPVARNTAAAVAAAATLAGELFGKSTIIQMLASDHEILADETYFDCIRIARDAAADGKLVTFGITPTEPATGYGYIEIGDALKNGAHKVKRFIEKPAFEKAEQMLADGGFYWNSGIFMFPVAELIAELQEYAPDVLKAASKAVSKASRDLDFTRLDADHFAKSPDISIDYAIMEKTSKAAVVPSPFKWSDMGSWDAVWKSGARDDNGNVAAANTTVVNTRNSLVMTHGVHLAVQGMEDVAVIASEDAVYVGPLKDSQNVGQLVKMLASSSATAKFAETHPTSYRPWGGYTSIFNGDRFQVKRIFVTPGKKLSLQKHHHRSEHWIVVKGTAEVTVGENVRMLRENESVYIPLGEVHRLANPGKILLELIEVQTGSYLGEDDIIRIVDEFGRT
- a CDS encoding endonuclease/exonuclease/phosphatase family protein, encoding MRDIIYWILCAFLTVAIAIVSLRYVTNFWLLSFVYSFQVHLGVVFVAASLVILAIKRQIYGFILLLASLLLVAHGVIMLREFSAGDRGTDRPPLFRLMSFNIAIDNWKNSTEITDMVIASNADVVNLLEAKPLTFHLQRLFKAYPYHIGCDTGKDTCDTLVLSKRPFVSRQVASMGSLRKDRLVMASVDFGGETINLVSAHLTKPYFDDFQMAELEDLGKALGSIDGPLVLSGDFNSSAIAPSIQAFLREQKLKTITPEPATWPISAGALGIAIDHIFARAPLHLTSLKRLDDNLGSNHSGLVADFVLNKGGEAPPAK